The DNA region TGGAAAAGGATCTGATGCTCATAAAGCAGCAGTGGTAGGAGATACTGTAGGGGATCCTTTCAAAGATACAGCTGGTCCTTCCATAAACATCTTGATTAAGCTTATGTCTGTAATCTCCTTAGTATTCCTCCCTATATTCTTCCATTAAACTATACTAGATAAAAAAGGTGAGGGATTACTTATCCCTCACCTTTTTTATTTTTAGAAACTTATAAAACTTGACATAGGTTCTTTTTGTAATATACTTAAACCTAAATTGAGAGCTTTAAGATTTGGAAGGAGGGATATTTTGTTTAAGAAATTACCGTCGCTAATAAACTTCCCAGAGATGGAAGAAGAAATATTAAAATTCTGGAAAGATAACGATACTTTTAAGAAGTCTTTAGAAATAAGAAAAGGTTCTCCAAGATTCAATTTTTATGAAGGACCTCCTACTGCTAATGGAAAACCACATGCTGGACACGTTTTACCCAGAATATATAAAGATCTTTTCCCTCGCTATAAGACTATGCAAGGATATTATGTGCCAAGAAAAGCAGGATGGGATACCCATGGTCTGCCTGTAGAGTTAGAAGTAGAAAAAGAACTTGGTCTTAATAGCAAGCAAGATATAGAAAAATATGGGGTAGAAGAATTCAATAAAAAATGCAAGGAAAGTGTGTTTAGATACGAGAGAGAGTGGAGAAGATTTACAGAAAGAATTGGCTTTTGGATAGACATGGACAATCCCTATATTACTCTAAGTAATGACTATATAGAATCGGTTTGGTGGCTTATTAAAAAAATATGGGAAAAAGGACTTTTATATAAAGGCTATAAAATAGTTCCTTGGTGTCCAAGGTGTGAGACAGCTCTTTCAGATCACGAGGTGGCTCAAGGTTATAAAGAGACAGAAGACCCATCTATTTTTGTAAAATTTAGAGTTAAAGATCAGGAAAATACATATTTTCTTGCATGGACCACTACCCCTTGGACTTTAATCTCTAATGTAGCCCTTGCAGTCCATCCTGAAGAAGAGTATGTAAAAGTTAAACATAATAATGAGTATTACATTCTTGCTGAAAAAAGGCTTCCCTACATATTCGAAGAAGGAACCTATGAAATTGTAGAAAAGAAAAAGGGAAAAGAAATAGAAAAAGCTTACTATGAACCACTATTTACTTTCCTTCCTGTAGATAAAGATGCTTACTACGTGGTCTTAGGTGATTTTGTCACATTAGAGGATGGAACAGGAATTGTACACATTGCTCCAGCTTTTGGAGATGAAGACTTCCAATTAGGTAAAAAGTACGACCTTCCTTTCTTACAGCCCGTAGATCAAAATGGTAAATTTATAAAAGAAATAAAGCCTTGGGCAGGAATGTTCATAAAAAAGGCAGATCCTCTAATAATTGAGTATTTAAAAGAGAGAAATCTCTTACTTAAAGAAGAAAAGTATACCCATACTTATCCTTTCTGTTGGAGATGTGACACTCCTCTTATATATTATGCAAGATCTTCATGGTATATAAAAACCACAGCTATAAAGGAAGATCTACTCAATAACAATAGAAAAATAAATTGGTATCCAGAACATATAAAGGAGGGAAGATTTGGAAACTGGCTTGCTAACAATATTGATTGGGCATTATCAAGGGAAAGATATTGGGGTACACCCCTTCCTATCTGGGTATGTGACTCTTGTGGCCACGAAGAATGTATTGGAAGTTATGAAGAATTAGGTATTACTGATACTAAGAATTTTGATCCTCATAAACCATATATAGATCAGATTACCCTTAAATGTCCTAAATGTGGAGGGACTATGCACAGAGTTCCCGAGGTTATTGACTGCTGGTTTGATTCAGGAGCAATGCCTGTAGCCCAATGGCACTATCCTTTTGAAAACCAAGAGGAATTCAAAGCATCCTTTCCCGCTGACTTTATATGTGAGGCTATAGATCAAACAAGAGGATGGTTCTACAGTTTACTTGCTATCTCAACCCTTGTATTTAATGAACCAGCTTACAAAAATGTACTTGTTACCGAATTAGTTCTTGATGAAAAAGGCGAAAAAATGAGCAAACACAAAGGAAACGTAGTAGATCCATGGATAATTCTGAACAAATATGGAGCTGACGCTCTTAGATGGTATATCTTTACAGTAAGCCCACCATGGGTACCACTAAGGTTTGCACCTGACGCTGTAAATGAAGCTCTTAAAAAATTCCTATTAACTTTGTGGAATACTGTATCTTTCTTCTCTATTTATGCGGAAATTGATGGCTTTGATCCCAATTCCCATTTTGTACCTTTCAATGAACTCGAAGATCATTCTGACAAATGGATCATCTCACGTTTAAACTCATTAATTGTAAAAGTGAAAAATGATATGGAAAATTTCAATGCAACCCAAGCAGCAAGATCAATTCAGTCCTTTGTTATTGATGATCTGAGTAATTGGTATATCCGCCTTAATAGAGAAAGATTTTGGAAGTCTGAAAAGGACAAAGATAAATGGACTGCTTATACTGTTACTTACACTGTAATAAAAGAACTTTCTAAATTAATAGCTCCTTTTATTCCATTTACTGCTGAAAAGATTTACCAAGAAATAGTAAGAGTAGCCGAAAAAAACTCACCAGAAAGTGTCCATCTATGTGACTATCCTGAGGAAGCAAAAGAATTAATTGATACTACCCTTGAAGAAAACATGGAAATTATAAAAGAGATTGTAACAGCAGGAAGAATGCTAAGAAATCAAGCTAACATAAAGATTAGACAACCTCTATCTAAAATATGGATAAAAGTTGATCCTAAGTTGGAAAAGGACATAGAAGCTCTTAAAAAGTATGTACAACAAGAATTAAACGTTGAGGAAGTGATTATGGGAAGTGCTGAAAGTAAAGAGGGAGTACTCTATCATAAAGAAGACGCTTTTGAAATTGAACTTGACACAAAACTGACTGAGGAACTATTAAACAAAGGTATCTTAAGAGAATTAGAGCACAAAATTCAAATGTTAAGAAAAGAAGCCAAATTAGATTATACCGACAGAATAAAATTCTACTATGAAGGTTCTCAAAGGATAAAAAATATTATAGAAAATAATAAGGAAGAATTTGCTGAAGAAATTTTAGCTATAGAGATCAAAGAAGGAAATATACCAGACTCCGCATACAAGAAAAACATCAAAGTATATGATGAAGAATTAACAGTGGGCTTTGAAAAGGCATGAATCTTAATAGGGGGTGATGGTTTATGTTTAAAAAGAGAGCCTTAAAATTAATAATTTCAATAGTAATTTTAATATTTATCTTTTCCATTTCTTTTTCTAAAACCCTCCCTATTACTTTAAAAGATGATTTAGGAAGAACCATAGTTATAAATAAATACCCAGAAAGAATCATATCTCTTGCTCCATCCTCTACGGAAATTTTATTTTCCATAGGTGCAGGAGACAAAGTCATCGGAGTGACAGATTTTTGTAACTATCCTAAGGAAGCTTTAACTAAAGAAAAAGTTGGAGGATTTAGTAACCCTAATGTAGAAAAGATTATTTCCTTAAAACCCGATCTTGTAGTTCTTTATAAGAGTTTTCCCAAGGAGGTATTTATTCAACTTGAAAAGAATTTACCTGATACCAATTTTATTGTATTAGACCCTAAAACATACGAGGATGTGATGAAGAATATAATTTTAATAGGAAAAGCTGTAGGAAAGGAAGAGGAAGCAAGAAGAGTCTATAACAACATGCTTAAGACATGGCTAGAAATTCAAAAAAAGACCATTTCTATAAAAAAATCCCCCAAAATTTTATTCCTTGTGTGGAATGATCCCTTTATTTCTGTTTCTCCATCAACCTTTTTAGGGGACCTTATAAAGAAGCTTAAAGCCATCAATATTGTTGAAAATAAAGAACCAGAATATCCCGTACTGAGCATAGAATTTATCGTTTCTAAAAACCCTGACCTGATAATTATAGGGGAGATGTCAGGAATTTCAATTAATTCCATATTAAATCACCCTTTACTAAGAGAAACAAATGCAGCTAAAAATAAAAGAGTTTACTTAATCAATGACGATCTTGTTTTTAGACCAGGACCAAGACTTGCAGAAGGCTTGAAGGAATTATTTAAGATAGTTTATCCTAATCTAAATTGATGAGACTAAAAATTGCACTTTTATCTGCAGTTCTTATAATCTTAACATTCTTATCAGTTTATGTAGGAGGAGTTAAAAAACTCTCAGATGAAGTCCGGGGAAAGATAATATGGAACATAAGACTCCCCCGGACTCTTCTTTCAACTTTGGTAGGTGGGAACTTAGGACTTGCTGGGGCAATCTTGCAAAGTCTTTTTCATAATCCTTTAGCAGAACCCCACATAATTGGCCTTTCTTCGGGAGCCTTATTGGGAGCAACTTTATATTTTATTCTTTCTGGAAGCACATGGGATATTGATCCTTTATTGACTCCATTGTTTGCTATAACAGGTTCCGTAATAGTGCTTATTTTACTTATTTTGTTAAACAAAAAATTCCAATCATCATATACTTTGATTCTCCTTGGAATTTCATTAAACTCTCTCCTTTCATCTGTTATTGCTTTAATACTCTTTTTAAAACAAAAAACCTTTCAGGGAGTTTACTTTTGGCTCCTTGGGGGATTTAATGGTAAAACCTGGAACCATTTTTGTTTGTTAGCTTCTTACTCTAATATTGGAATTCTATGGGCTTTCTTATGGAGAAATAAATTTAACTTATTATTCTTAAGCGAAGAAGAAATGTACAGCTTAGGTTTTTCGCTAAGAAAATATCAACCTCTTATAATAATACTTCTCTCTTTTCTTATATCTCCATCGGTAGCTGTATCTGGAAGTATCGGATTTGTAGGACTTATAGCCCCCCACTTAATGAGAGTATGGGAAACCTCTGATTATAAATGGTTGATACCATCAAGTTTTCTTGCTGGCGCAAATTTACTTCTTGCTTCAGATATATTATCGAGGATACTTTTTTATCCTACCGAAATTCC from Dictyoglomus turgidum DSM 6724 includes:
- the ileS gene encoding isoleucine--tRNA ligase translates to MFKKLPSLINFPEMEEEILKFWKDNDTFKKSLEIRKGSPRFNFYEGPPTANGKPHAGHVLPRIYKDLFPRYKTMQGYYVPRKAGWDTHGLPVELEVEKELGLNSKQDIEKYGVEEFNKKCKESVFRYEREWRRFTERIGFWIDMDNPYITLSNDYIESVWWLIKKIWEKGLLYKGYKIVPWCPRCETALSDHEVAQGYKETEDPSIFVKFRVKDQENTYFLAWTTTPWTLISNVALAVHPEEEYVKVKHNNEYYILAEKRLPYIFEEGTYEIVEKKKGKEIEKAYYEPLFTFLPVDKDAYYVVLGDFVTLEDGTGIVHIAPAFGDEDFQLGKKYDLPFLQPVDQNGKFIKEIKPWAGMFIKKADPLIIEYLKERNLLLKEEKYTHTYPFCWRCDTPLIYYARSSWYIKTTAIKEDLLNNNRKINWYPEHIKEGRFGNWLANNIDWALSRERYWGTPLPIWVCDSCGHEECIGSYEELGITDTKNFDPHKPYIDQITLKCPKCGGTMHRVPEVIDCWFDSGAMPVAQWHYPFENQEEFKASFPADFICEAIDQTRGWFYSLLAISTLVFNEPAYKNVLVTELVLDEKGEKMSKHKGNVVDPWIILNKYGADALRWYIFTVSPPWVPLRFAPDAVNEALKKFLLTLWNTVSFFSIYAEIDGFDPNSHFVPFNELEDHSDKWIISRLNSLIVKVKNDMENFNATQAARSIQSFVIDDLSNWYIRLNRERFWKSEKDKDKWTAYTVTYTVIKELSKLIAPFIPFTAEKIYQEIVRVAEKNSPESVHLCDYPEEAKELIDTTLEENMEIIKEIVTAGRMLRNQANIKIRQPLSKIWIKVDPKLEKDIEALKKYVQQELNVEEVIMGSAESKEGVLYHKEDAFEIELDTKLTEELLNKGILRELEHKIQMLRKEAKLDYTDRIKFYYEGSQRIKNIIENNKEEFAEEILAIEIKEGNIPDSAYKKNIKVYDEELTVGFEKA
- a CDS encoding FecCD family ABC transporter permease, coding for MRLKIALLSAVLIILTFLSVYVGGVKKLSDEVRGKIIWNIRLPRTLLSTLVGGNLGLAGAILQSLFHNPLAEPHIIGLSSGALLGATLYFILSGSTWDIDPLLTPLFAITGSVIVLILLILLNKKFQSSYTLILLGISLNSLLSSVIALILFLKQKTFQGVYFWLLGGFNGKTWNHFCLLASYSNIGILWAFLWRNKFNLLFLSEEEMYSLGFSLRKYQPLIIILLSFLISPSVAVSGSIGFVGLIAPHLMRVWETSDYKWLIPSSFLAGANLLLASDILSRILFYPTEIPVGIITSFLGVPFFMYLLIRKK
- a CDS encoding ABC transporter substrate-binding protein, yielding MFKKRALKLIISIVILIFIFSISFSKTLPITLKDDLGRTIVINKYPERIISLAPSSTEILFSIGAGDKVIGVTDFCNYPKEALTKEKVGGFSNPNVEKIISLKPDLVVLYKSFPKEVFIQLEKNLPDTNFIVLDPKTYEDVMKNIILIGKAVGKEEEARRVYNNMLKTWLEIQKKTISIKKSPKILFLVWNDPFISVSPSTFLGDLIKKLKAINIVENKEPEYPVLSIEFIVSKNPDLIIIGEMSGISINSILNHPLLRETNAAKNKRVYLINDDLVFRPGPRLAEGLKELFKIVYPNLN